CCACGTGTTTatctaaataaatcaaaaactcTTGTGACATGAATGCGTACTGAATTAACATTTATAGGACTGTCTAACAATAACATTCACAAAcggggagaagtacactattagtgaCATAAGTtatgtacgacgctcactttggtaccaaaagtttccgtcggatcacttaagtgccaaaaattttgaaaaacgatcatttcagtGCTAACGCCGATTGGGTTGGCTGGAAATTCGACATAGcagtattttattaattttttacgctGATGTGGCTTGCCGGAGAGTACAATCAGCATGTAAACCACAAAACGACGTCGCTTGGTGTTTTCCCCAAAGTCGAAAtcctaaatccccaaatcaaaagagagagagagaaggcatggcAGAATaatcttcttccccgaagaacaacaccagcaccagccACTCTATGAGTAGAACCCGATTCACCATTTCCATCTGTGCTCTCCTTGTTTCCCTCACtctttgtcttctctctctctctgcaccttcgacccccccttcttccttctcctcctccgccctcgcctcctattttccATCGCTTCTTGCCCAAGAAACAACCTCAGTCTCTCCTTGCTCACCTAGTTGAGCAACTACGACAtaggccgagcgacggtggccgagtaAATTAGGTCGGCGaggattgaacaaaaaaaaccctaatttcaatcccaaatgaGCTGtgcgacgtcgtttttgtgaggccatcaaCATCGAtggcaaaatgacatcgttttcttaaggaggaccgaaaaatgacgtcgtttaaaaggctcatcgatttttttttttaaatagaaaagtcacgtaattattttggttggaatttttcgccgatggcaccaaagtgatcgttttttctccgatttggcacttaaatgatccgactgaaacttttgacaccaaaatgagcgtcatacacaacttatggcactaatAGTGTGCTTCTCCCTCACGAACGAGATCTACCCCTAAtctcaaaataattttattttttaaaaaagaaaaagaaaaatcttactTGTTGAACAAATCATAAGTCATTTAACAACTACGGGTGAATGGTTCTAGATTTCGTACAAGTTTTATCTAGAACCCGAAACCTATCCGTTAAaataggttcctcatttttgacCTTAGAACCTACCATGTCACATGTTTTAAGGTCGATTCCAAGGTCTAACCAGGTTCcacctatattattatttaaatgattacaattcactaatcataacttatatttaaacacatgattaatataaatgttaataaagtaaaaattttagtcataaaatgaaaacttgAGCTAGTACTTCTAGATTATACATTCATCATCAAATGGTACGGAATATCGGAGGATTATATAGAGATatgaaccaagaaaaatattaaaatttgttcaGATTTTCAACTCCAAATTCTTACAACTAAAAGCCTAGAACCTACCCGTTGAAAtaggttcttcattttttttgaacttgaaactTATTCCATATACCTTAAAACCTAAAACCAATAAATTCTTACCGATCCAATCCTCAGGTTCCAAATTTTATTCCGGAAATTATGTTCACGCTTATCAATGGCAAGCAACATACAACAAATCAACGGGTCAAAGCTTTTTTTCCGTACGAACACTGTGCATCAGAATTTGGGTAGCTGACAAGATCCGATGTTACAACTAAATGGAGAGAGTCTCGATAATTTTAATCAAGATCCAATACCGGGTAATTGCGGAAGCCATGTGGTCAGTGGAGTTGATGATTGGCACGCATTGTCAGAACTCCCAATCGGTGGGGATCGATGCTTGTGGACGATCCCTTCAGGTGGCTTTGAGTGGCGAGCGGACTAATTGCAAATTTCGTGAGGGCCGGAAGGGGGCAACGCTGCTAATGATGACCTCGGTGGAACTTGGTGTCGTCCGACCAAAACTGTTGGATTCTATCGTTCCATCCAATGTCCCCTACACCGCCCCCGCAACATCGCCACCTGTTGAGCCTTATACTTCAAAAAGAAAGTCGTTCCATTTCCACTCTAATCTTGTCCACTTTAATAGAATGTACAAGTGGATAAAACTTGCGCGACATTCAAATCACGTGTCACATTTTCGCTCGAGCTTTATTTAACAAGTTGCTTTCAATGGTACAAatctttaattattaaaatccGTTGTGGTATATACATGGTCGATTCTATTTTGCATTTCTGACAGATATCTTATTGTTTTGCACATATTATTTATGCATACGTAGATTTTATTTTACACTTCAGTAGCTCTCTAATTCTAAAGCATATGTTGTTTACGGTagtatttaattctaaatttgcACTTGAGCACGTTGATTTTTAAGATCAATTTTGCATATCTCTGTTAATATTTCGAATGAATATGATATGTTTTTAAAAGAGTTTAACAATATGGGGTTACCCATTATAGAAATGTTAttaaaaggttaaaaaaagagagcacATTTTTAGAGGGTTCATCACATGACtgtatatattttcaaaataaggtATAACTAAGTATATCATAAGTGATCAATTTCACAATGAAATGCGCCCAATATCCAGTTTGATAAGattttttgtcatatttcaCAAGtaaatcatattaataaataggTAAAAAGAAATTACATAAAGTGATAGCCCAAATTTAACGAACTAATAGAAATAACTAAGAAAACCTTGGTTAGCAAAGATTggtaaaagaataaataaaattttgatgtaATATTTAAACTATAAAAataatagataattaaataagattatcaataattgatttgcattTTACCTGAAAATCTAGTGACTAGTAACCTTTTTACAAATATAGGTTTTTAACATTGATCAACTCTTTTGTAAATTTACCTACACGAAAAAATCAATTCTCTCTTTTGACAATACAACAGAATCAACATCCTGACATTCTCTCTCACATGCATGCTTTCGCTATAACTAAAGAAAACCTAAATCATGCAAACACACCTAACGGATAGATACAGGTATATATTAGAAGAAATTGCAAATTCAATCAGTCAAATTTACGAAGGGGAGATGCAGAATCGAGGAAATTGTATTAGCTTAAATAGCGTACACAGGTTtctacttgaaaagaaaaagttcattaGAAGTACAGATAGGTATTAGCTTAAAACCTATATATACTTTTCTTAACTAGAATCTGAACCACAAACATCATATGAAATGCAACGTACAGACTGAAATCTCCAGTGATTAAGTATGCTCGGCTCTCGACGAGTTCTTTAGAAGGattcttctaatttttccctttattctcaccttattatttgaaaagaaaaagttcattcTCCTTCCGCACGGTTCGACCGCGAAGGGCGGCACGCCTGAGCTGTTTGATGGACCTGTTGCCGATGGAGCGTGGCCATCTTGTTGAAGTGTTCCATGTTCATATCCTACAGCAAGTATGAAAGTTACATCCCAAGCGTAATCGATACAATGTTAGTGCTAGCATATGGACTAGTCCCATCTCTTCATTACTTGATAAACTCAATTTGACATTAAAGATTACATGAATCGAATTCAACACTATGCATCACTTACTTGTGCGAGATAGGCACAATAAGGGTCCGGCATGGGCAGCACCGGAGCGTTGCTCCTGCCCTCCGGATTCACTTGAGCTTGGAAGTGCTGCGCAGCCACAAGTGGGGGCACCATGTAGGCCTGTGGCATGAACGCGGCTGCCGCGTGCGCCATGGGATTGACGTCGAGCATTCCGAGCCCGACCCCAGCTGTGCGCGCCGCGAGGAGGGACATCTGGAGTTGCTGGTGCTGCATCGCCAAGTTGGGCAGGATCATCTGGGGCATGTTGTTGCGGAGGCTCATCATCTGGACTTGCGCCTGGAGTTGCTTCAAGTACTCTATCACCTCGTCCAGCATCGAAGCCTTATCGGTCTGCATGTTTCATTTCAACACGTTTATGTCATGCGTCAGAGGTAAACAATATGTTttctgcatgaaaatttctttgcGGAGCACTTTGCAGAGATTTTTCTCACCTTGCTTGCTTTGGGCACCAACCTCTGCAGGGCCTTCATCTTCTGGTTTATCCTATCTCTACGTCGCTGCAATGACCATATTTATAAGTTgcatcaggaaaagaaaaggaaaatgagagaacatcttcttcatttttcccctTAGCTGATTGTTTTTAATCTAGCTTACTCGAACGCATACTTGGTTTGCTCACTAGGATAAAGCATGAGGAGAAGCTTCCTTATGTACCCTCGGGGCGAGAAATTATTTAGCGAGTATGTTGCAACATGCATCATAAATCTAAATCGCCTGACGGGATTCCCATGAGACCCATCCAATCTGTTGATACCATAATTTTAGTATGCATTAGATGTTCGCAAATACTTTCTTATTCCTTTGAAATCACGACTCATAAACCTACGAACGGAATATCTTACTTTAATCACATAGGACTCCTTTACAAGTGAAGAGAAGTCAGTGTATTGTTTATAAACCATATGGACCATAAATTGAGCGGGTCCCATCGTGAGACTCGCATCATTAGCAATGAAGATGAGCTTGACTTATGTGGTCTGTAAACCGTGCAATAATTTTTTAGGAAAGACTTGTTCCATTAGATCAAGTCGATCATATTTTAAGAATTCATGAGATTCACGGcaaattctattaaaaaatatagatTTTATGACTCCTTGAATTAGATTCAACGTATGGAATCGACTTGATCTACTTGTTCAGATGTATTATACACACATGACTACGCAAGCGTGGAAAAATAGAAGGGTTGATATGAGAAGAGAGATCTGGGCTTATATCTTGTACCCGCTCTGAGAGATTATGAATCGTAGAAGCTCTACTTCTCCTGGTTGATTGTGGAGGGCCAATTTCACCTTtgtcctcatcatcttcatctagATTTTCCTGTGAAAGCATCAACCATAACATGCGATTAATCACTTTATCAAACAAGGCTAATGTTTCCTTAAGCAAATCGAATTTCTTGAATTCAACTTCATATATTTCTAGGAATTCTTATGTTTAGGGTTCATATCGACTTTTAAATCAAGTGGGTCTCGCATAACATCTATTAACCTATCCAACAACATGACGAAGATTCGACAAACATGATTACCCCCGTCCGTTCGGGTGGCTCTTTTATCGAATTAAGTAAATGTCTGCAATGCGTGTTCTGTGACTAAGGAGAACTCATGTACCGATTCGCCGTGGGAAGCCGAGTCGTCATCATCCGTGGTTTTGTTCTTGAAGCTCACGGGAGATTCAAAGGAAGCCCACGTCGTCATCGTCGCGTCATCGTCCCGGCAAATCGTCGCGCTGGCGCTACCACATATGCTGCTGCGTTCCCCTCTAGTGGTACACCTTCCGACGCCATTGCCCAAGTTCTTCTTCACAACAGGGACGGGCTCAGAGTCCGACCGCTTCCTCTTCTTGATCAAGTGATTGTTCACCGGACATTGCTGCCCGGCATGGCTCTTGTCCAATATGCCGCCCGCTGATGACGATAGTCTCACGCGATGCAGTGACGATGGTGAGCGTTGGTCGTGTCGGGGAGATGGTGGGTTCTTCTTGTGACACGTGGCCTGGTGGACGATGGACTCTAGAGTGTCACTGCCTCCCAACGGGGGCTTCAGTAGGCCGTGGCCATGCATGGCTAGCTGCCCATTCTCCCATGTCAGCTCTGCTACTCCATGATTTGACCTGGCAATGCATGTTGAAGCTCTTCCTATTCATTAGTCTCTCTTTTGGGAGCTACAAAGCAACGGATCCCATGGAATTGATGCATGTGCATGTTTATGGATCAACATTATAAAGATGGtttcatacaaaaaaaaaaaaaaaaacgagatgGATTTCTCCGTGAGAAAAAGTTAAAGAGATATGTACACATATCAATTGACGTGTGAACATAAGCATATCAAGAAAAAGTAGCGGAAGAATGTCGTGACGAAGCCGTGAATTAAGACAGGAAGAGATGAGACTCATCAAGATGGTAGATGTTAGAGAAATTAGAAGGGAATGAAGAGAATGTTGCATACatggaaggaagagaagaagaagaatagtgaggttgaggatgatgatgggGATGAATCTGGGGGATCTGCACGTGAGTGGATCTATTACTCCCCTCTCCTCCTTCGACTTGTTCTTGTCTTTGTTGCCTCAGATTCCAATCTGCTGCTGCGCAATgactcatctctctctctctctctctctctctctctctctctctctctctctctctctctctctctttctgatCTGTGAGAACAGGAAGTCTAGGAAAAGATTTTTAAGTTGGGATTCCCAAGTGCTGTTTCCTTATCCATGGGGTCCCTTTTTCGGTGTAGTGACTTGGGCTTGAAAGTGATTTTTCGCCACAAATTATAGGACatgcaagaaaatgaaaaagaagaagaagaataattaGAAGAAAACTTATTTATAATTGGTGGCTAGAGAAATGGTCCATGAGGGTACAGATATGCTTTGGTTGATGTACCATGGACGACAATAACATTGGATATAGCCACAACTAAATTGCAATTGCATCGTGTTATGAAATGATATCTTATGTTAAAAGTTGTAGCACCTCAAAATTGGGTGAGACAGCTTCTTAAAAGTTGCTATAAATTACAGTTATTTCGAATGTGAACTCATGATTTGCGTTGTAGATAGAAGCAGTCTGTAAGTAGGATTGATTTTTTAGTGTCCGTATCTTCTCTAGGAATGTTGTGATTGATGTGGTCATGTGCAATCATGAAACTGTGTGGTTGTTGATGGAATTGAGAGAGCGGAAAGTATGCCCAAGATGAGGAGAGGAAGACATTGACATGGCATTGATTGGTATCATTCTGAGCAGAGAGCATGAGTGGTGGTCTCGATGTTGAGCTGATCTGCCCTCCTTGACATTAATACATTCCCATCCCCAAAGCATATGACAACCTCAAGATCAGATCCACCATAGTTGGTTCAGGTCCACATTTcctagtcaatttttttttttttggtacacACCTAACTGGGTTTGTCATTTATGATCTTGAGAAATTCTGAAAAGAGTTTAAACCCGCATCGAAAATGACATACAGAAAAATACTAACAAAAAAAAGCTTAGACCGTCGCATCGAACAAGATGCCAAAAATCatagtttttgttttattgtgATTGTATCTACACCTTAATTGAAGAATCAAACAATTGATATTGTCATATATTGTAAATACAGATTTTCGATGTCTCAATAATTTGTTATTGATGAGATTCATCTATTGCTTGCATGTTTTAAGTACCAATCACCGGAGTTTCAACATTTGTTAACAACTAATGTTATAGACATTATCTAGGGTTGGGAACGCGTGATAGATGGAAGATCATAATGTGTCGTGTTTTCTAAATACAATAGTTTACTAACATGGTATGCTCTACTGCGTTAAATATAATGTAATGTAGAGCGTTTTCAATCATTTTGGTAGTCAAGTGATTGAGACAATCTATCAAGTTTCTTCTCAGCCAGACAAAGTGTCTGCATGTCCAACGAACACGTAGCGACCGCCCCCTCCATGCCGCGTGGAGACTGTCCATTGGATCTAGGGCTGGTCCTATGTGGCCACCACGTGTCAACATCAGTCAATTTTTCTCTTCGATCGCTGCGAACGCACGGATACGCCAATGACCTCTTTTCTCCTATCTTCGAGGTACGGTGTCGGCAAAAAGCCTTAGGCcgtcttgggcttgggcttgggcttgggcttgggcttgggcttgaaCTTGGCCTCCTTGGGCTTGGGATCATTTGATTGCAATTTGTTGGCCCACTCAATAATCGGTCCACACGATCATTCAATTGCGCCTTGCATGACAATGGACTactacttattattattatcattattcatTTTCAACTAATCACTATTAAATTATACTCAATAATAGAAACGTATAAAATATTTGAGGCCAACCTATAGAACGACAATAAAGTACAGAACCGCAATACACAAACAATGCATGCCAACAATAAATTTCACATGATTGGAatgatcttcttcaactcgcCTACACAATAAGCATAGCAATTACTCGTGATACATATTTCCTGTTCACATATGAGTTTCAAAACAATTAAACTCTAAGCAATGGGAAATATTATCTAAATTATAGATATTGAGGACAAGTTAATTGAGTTTATGTGCAACCATGTTTATGTTAGAATTCACTTATGCGTTGAAACTTAAAATTCACCTAACAAAAATGGGAATTAGCAAAataaagtgccaaaaaaatgaaaaactaaaagaaaagttaaaattggaTGCATCATATAGTAATTTTAGGATCTTTTTTTGAAGCAATAAAAATAAGGGAGTAGGtaaaagaaattctatttaataaatgatAGCATTTAAAGCCGCCCCAAAACTTGCCATGGATTTTCAAACGATCAAGATATTCTTCATAATTTggtgaagattttgaaagatcaTCAGCTCAAAAACCAGAGGAGCAACCGCCCCGTGGCAAGAGGAAAGGACAAAGCCTGGTTTCTCCCTTCAACtattgcaaaagagaaaaaaaagcgACGAAAGAAGACAAATTATGCTTGAACTCGAGGTGAAGCAAACATGAGGATGCTTCGTGGGACAAATCCGGCCAATTCGATGCCGACCCACTTCACAGGGCGAGGTTCTCATGTCATTTCAAGGCCACAGAAGCATCGGGATCACCGAAAAAACGCTCCTTTACAGCGGGCACACCCCTCTGATCACTTTATATATGAAGACTCCAGCAACCAGTAACTAGTAAGCTCCTGTCTGATGGCAATTTCTTCACTTGATTTACGGCCAGTGGTCTCTGTCTGAGTCGATTTCTTCACTGGGTTTCTCTTAAAAACCGTCTCTTGTATGTGTTTGGCTCTGACTCCGTTATGTCCTGTTTTCGGTTCAGCGTGTGCAAGTGGTTTGATGGGGAAGTGGGGTTTGGTGGGTGTTTGATTTCGTATGTTAGTTGCTATGTATCTGTCATGACCTTGATGAGGTGTGACTCTTTTGGCTCAAGTGGCTCAAGTACTTGTAGCATTTGCACGGCTGAATCATGAATCTTGATTTTGAAGCTTCGTCGACTTTTCATTTGCCTGTTGCTGGTAGCAAACTTGTAGTGGCGTTTCTTCTACTTTTGGTCTCCTTACCAGATGCAATCATTGACTCCCATTTCTGTTGGTATTTCCTAAATTTGCACTTCATAACATCCTAGATGTTCTTTTCCATAGTTGCTGTCTGCTAGTTGTTCAATCTGCATCTTGGATCTTCTTTAGGAAACCATTATTGCAATTGTCTAGAGTAATGTAATTTTCTGATGTGAATTCTTTCTATTCTAAAACTGAATGCACCTGTTGGTCTGTGCATTTATGTGCTGTTACTGaagaagtttttgtttttcaaagtcTGCAGAAAGTTCTGAACTTTGTCCTGCAATTGCtcattcttgaatttctttatcagCTGGAAGATTAGAAAATCACGTCTTCGTGGACCATTCTGTCTTGCCTGGTCAGGGGTCAAAAGAACATCAACTAATCTGTCTGTGTTAGTATCTTTAAACTTTGAAAAACTAGGCAAATTGCAGCATGTTGACATATTATAATCTGCTGTGTTTCCTTCTATTGCAGTTTATCAGGGTAAATTTGTTCCGCAAGTGAGATATCCCCTACACATCCCAGCTAATGGGAGTGTTCTGCCTCTCCTTGTTTGTCTTGTTATCTTATCTGTCCCCCGGTTTTGCTCAAAAAGTTGCATATTCTAAACTAATTGTGGATGGTAGCAATACCGTAGCCCAAACTGATGACAATTTCATCTGTGCAACTCTTGACTGGTGGCCTCATGACAAGTGTAACTACAACATGTGTCCATGGGGATACACatctgtgataaatctggtgagAATCTGGAAGTTCCTTTTGTcgtggggtttcaattgtcacACTAAAGTTTTTAATCCATTCGAGTCGCTTTTGATGTTTTTCAGAACTTATCTCATCCTGTTCTTGGGAATGCAATCCAAGGTTAGTCTGTTTGCAAAGCTTATAGGATTTATTAAGCTATGTGATTGTCTCTAAAGTTAGGCATGGTAGGATGAAACGCCTAAATCACCTCTAAGAATTGCACTGTTCAAATATTTCCACTCACAGAGTGTGATGGACATTATGTTTGTTGAGGAGGTCGTCTAATGCTTACCATTGCTAATTCATCATGTGGCGTGATAGCTTTTAAGAGATTGAGGATAAGGATTGGCGGCTCTTTGCAAGATCAAGTGCTTTATGATATCGGAAAGTTGAAGTATCCGTGccatccatttggaaaagagaAAGGCGGCCTGTTTGGCTTTTCTACAGGATGTTTACGGATGAACAGATGGGACGAATTGAACCATTTATTCAGCAGAACAGGGTAAGCTTCAATTGGACTGCTCCTTAATGggctaaattagcacaatttcTTGTTATGCTTATACTTGCTGCAAGATCCTGGGGCTGTGCAAAACTTAATCTGAATTTGGGAGAAGTAAACCTTCAACTTATgcttttttatttggttattcCTTAAGTTTCTTTATTGCTTTGTCAATGAAGCATGGGTGTCACAATGATACTTATGAATATTCTGGTTTTAGGGCCCTAGTGACTTTTGGCCTGAATGCACTATATGGACGGCACCAGATCAAGAAGGGTGTCTGGGGAGGAGATTGGGACTTCAGTAATGCATACGAGCTCATAAATTACACATCTGCAAAGAAATACCCAATAGATGCATGGGAATTCGGTATGCACTGTGCTTAAAAAATTTCCTGTTCCATATGAATATGCCTCACCTCCATGATTCTATCTGCTCGAAGGAAATGAGCTTAGTGGAAGTGGAATTGGAGCAAGTGTTGGGGTTGAACAATATGGAAAAGACTTGGTATCCCTCAAAGCCATTGTCAGTGAAGTGTACAAGAATGCTCGTTCAAAACCTTCCCTTGTAGCACCAGGGGGGTTCTTTGATCAGGATTGGTACAGGAAGCTTCTGCAGGTTTCGGGTTCCGGCGTGATCAACGCCATGACACATCATATTTACAATCTGGGACCAGGTTTTGTACTGATGCTGAGCTATTTGACTGAATTTGTCGTTTTATTCTAATATGATTGAACCTGCAGATCATGTAAAGATTCAGTAGGTTGTGCTTATCTGAATTTTTCTGATATCTTCTGATAGCCAATCTATTGAACGACTCAATTCTTCTGTTAAATGGAAGAGAAATTTTGGAGAATCTTCTAaaaattctctctcctcaaaTATTCTCCTGAATTCGGTGTGCATGTCACTGGAGCTGGACTTGATCCTCTTAAGATGATCTGATAGCTGGTCTTCTCCCATTTTCAGGTTCCGATCCCAATCTTGTGAGTAAGATTTTAAATCCTAATTACTTGAGTCAGATATCCAAAACATTCAGCAATGTTAGACAAACTATTCAAGAAAATGGTCCTTGGGCCTCTCCTTGGGTCGGTGAATCTGGCGGAGCTTACAACAGTGGTGGTCAGCATGTGTCGGACACATTCgtaaatagtttttggtaatcTTGTGACACCCTTAGTGTAAAGTCCTCATTTGATCAACTTCTTCGATCTTCTCAGTCAAGCATGAATAACATGTGATATTAAAGAGCATGTGCCATTCCTTTGTTATGTGACATAGGTACTTAGATCAGCTTGGCATGGCATCCAAGTATGGTACCAAAGTATACTGCCGGCAGACTTTGATCGGAGGAAACTATGGACTCCTCGACACATCAACATTTGAGCCCAACCCTGATTACTACAGGCAAGTACATGTTGAGAGTGTCTCAACCTTCATTATCTAACAATGAATGAGGAAAAGATTATCCACCTTTGTTTTGCTTGTTCCTTGGAACACTAATAGTGTATGACAATTCTGAACAGTGCACTCTTGTGGCATCAGCTCATGGGGAAGGGCGTTCTTGCCATTGACAGTGATGCATCCTCATTTTTACGTTACTATGCTCACTGTTCAAAAGGGAGGGTAAGGCTTCTTCACACTTTAGTTTGTTCAAGTCGAAGTAAGAATGTAAAGACAATTTTCGATCAATTTGATAGCTCTTCCTGGTTATCAAGATATAATTAGATTTTACCCGTCTCTGTGCAGTACTGAAatgtttgaaaataaaaatgtcccaGGATAGTATGCTTATGCTGTGAGGTTAAGCTTTATCTAGGACGGTAGAAGTTTTGTCATGAAGCATTTGTTTTTGAAATGGAAAAGTTAATTTTTCATCAAAGACTTTAGAGCAATGTAAAGATCGATGTAGCTGAATATATGCCGTCGGGGCAATTATAGAGTAAACAGCTGTATTTACGTATCTGTCAGTCCCTGACCCTTTTTGGATACTTTGGTACACAGGAAGGCATTACCTTACTCCTGATCAATTTCAGCAACATAACTTCCTTTTCTATCAGTGTACGGAATAGCAAAAACTACAGATTGCATATTGAACGATCGATTAGCAAAGAGAGCATCTTCATTCGCCGGTTGAAGGAAACGGGATCATTTGTTGGGTTGGGATCATCAGATGGACAGTTGTTCAGAGAAGAGTACCATTTGACTCCTAAGGACGGAGTCCTTCAAAGCAAAATCACGTTGCTAAATGGAACTCCATTGGAGCTAACAAAAGATAGGGAAATCCCAGATTTGAAGCCTGCCCGTGTCGACGTAGATACACCTTTAACCATTGCTCCTTTGTCTATTAAGTTTGTAGTTTTCCCCAATTTCGACGCTCCAGTTTGTGCTTAATTTGTTGTTTCTGAATACCGAAAATGGCATAGATGTATTATATGTTATAATTGTAAAAAGTATGGATTGGTGGCTTCCATTATATTAACTCGTGCTGGCTTCTCTTGTATGTTACCTGA
The sequence above is drawn from the Eucalyptus grandis isolate ANBG69807.140 chromosome 11, ASM1654582v1, whole genome shotgun sequence genome and encodes:
- the LOC104425992 gene encoding transcription factor PIF7 — encoded protein: MSHCAAADWNLRQQRQEQVEGGEGSNRSTHVQIPQIHPHHHPQPHYSSSSLPSMSNHGVAELTWENGQLAMHGHGLLKPPLGGSDTLESIVHQATCHKKNPPSPRHDQRSPSSLHRVRLSSSAGGILDKSHAGQQCPVNNHLIKKRKRSDSEPVPVVKKNLGNGVGRCTTRGERSSICGSASATICRDDDATMTTWASFESPVSFKNKTTDDDDSASHGESENLDEDDEDKGEIGPPQSTRRSRASTIHNLSERRRRDRINQKMKALQRLVPKASKTDKASMLDEVIEYLKQLQAQVQMMSLRNNMPQMILPNLAMQHQQLQMSLLAARTAGVGLGMLDVNPMAHAAAAFMPQAYMVPPLVAAQHFQAQVNPEGRSNAPVLPMPDPYCAYLAQDMNMEHFNKMATLHRQQVHQTAQACRPSRSNRAEGE
- the LOC104425993 gene encoding heparanase-like protein 2, with the translated sequence MGVFCLSLFVLLSYLSPGFAQKVAYSKLIVDGSNTVAQTDDNFICATLDWWPHDKCNYNMCPWGYTSVINLNLSHPVLGNAIQAFKRLRIRIGGSLQDQVLYDIGKLKYPCHPFGKEKGGLFGFSTGCLRMNRWDELNHLFSRTGALVTFGLNALYGRHQIKKGVWGGDWDFSNAYELINYTSAKKYPIDAWEFGNELSGSGIGASVGVEQYGKDLVSLKAIVSEVYKNARSKPSLVAPGGFFDQDWYRKLLQVSGSGVINAMTHHIYNLGPGSDPNLVSKILNPNYLSQISKTFSNVRQTIQENGPWASPWVGESGGAYNSGGQHVSDTFVNSFWYLDQLGMASKYGTKVYCRQTLIGGNYGLLDTSTFEPNPDYYSALLWHQLMGKGVLAIDSDASSFLRYYAHCSKGREGITLLLINFSNITSFSISVRNSKNYRLHIERSISKESIFIRRLKETGSFVGLGSSDGQLFREEYHLTPKDGVLQSKITLLNGTPLELTKDREIPDLKPARVDVDTPLTIAPLSIKFVVFPNFDAPVCA